The region CCGGGCACCCCCGTCGCCCTCCACGCGCGCTACGACGTGCTGGCGATCGGCGGCGTGCGCTACAACGTCGCCCGCTGACTCGGCGTCGTTTTTCGTCTCGCTCCACCCGCTCAACGCCCGAGCCCGCAGTGCGGTCGTCGAGCGAGGAGCGCAGCGACGAGACGAAACGGTCGTCAGGCGGACGCCATCATCATGTCTTTGACAGCCATGCAGGCATCCATGCACGCCTGGCACGACTGCGCGCACATCTTGCAGACCGCGCTCATCTCGGCGTGCTCCATGCACTCGTCCATGCAGGTCTGACACATCGCGATGCAGGCGTCGAGCATCGCCATCATCGATGCCGGCGTCATCCCCTGCATGCGCATCATCGAGCGCATCATCGTGTTGCACATGTCGGCGCAGTTCATGCACGCGGGGGCGCACGACATCATCTGCGTGGAGCACACCGTGCATGCCTGCTCGCAGGCCGAGCAGGCGTCCATACAGGCCTGCAGGACCGACATGTCCATCATGTCCATGCCGGGCATCGACATCATGTCCTTCGACATCATGTCCATCATCATCGAGTCCATCGTGCGCCTCGCATCCAGATCGGTGCGGGCAGTCCACCCGCCTGCCGCCCATGGTAGGCGCGTGACCCGCCCGGGTGAAGGCCCGCGTAGGCTCGATCGGGTGATGTCACAAGGAATTCACAAGCCGACCCGCACCCGACTCGCGGCCGCCCTCGCCGCAGCCGCTCTGGTGGCGGCATCCGCTCTCCTGATCGCTCCGCCCGCCTCCGCGCACGACGAGCTTCTGGGCACCGACCCCGCCGCCGACTCGACCGTCGACACGCTGCCCGAGTCGATCGCGCTCACCTACAGCAACCTGATCTCCACCGATCCCGGCGCATCGATCGTCGAGGTGACGGATGCCGCGGGCACCGCCCTCAGCGACGGCGAGCCGACCACACAGGACAACGTGCTGACGCAGCCCCTCGCCGGCGAGGCATCCGGTGTCATCACCGTGCTGTGGAAGGTCGTCTCGAGCGACGGGCACCCCATCTCGGGCGAGTTCACCTTCACCGTCGCCGCAGCGGAGCCGACGCCCACCGCGACCACGGAGCCGTCGCCGACGGCGAGCGAGTCGGCGACGGCGAGCGAGACGCCCGTCGCGACTCCCACGCCCACCGCTGCTCCC is a window of Microbacterium terrae DNA encoding:
- a CDS encoding copper resistance CopC family protein: MSQGIHKPTRTRLAAALAAAALVAASALLIAPPASAHDELLGTDPAADSTVDTLPESIALTYSNLISTDPGASIVEVTDAAGTALSDGEPTTQDNVLTQPLAGEASGVITVLWKVVSSDGHPISGEFTFTVAAAEPTPTATTEPSPTASESATASETPVATPTPTAAPDEDSTFGDVWPWVIGGILVAGLAGALLYLLVSRPRPGAPGGSPGSTPESDDPSDH